The Sabethes cyaneus chromosome 3, idSabCyanKW18_F2, whole genome shotgun sequence DNA window CGAATAGAACCATACAGAGTTAATTCACCGATGAATCGCCGACCTACAGCAGGAAGAATGCGAAGAATTCAAACAAGATCGGAACTTTTGTATCGAGGTTCATTTAGAATCATTTGAATCAAAAGATTGTGTTGGAAAGAATCATCTGCGAACTATGATTGCGAATCCAAATGAATGCGTTCAACGATATTCTTACTGAACGAAATAGAAGAATGTTTGCTGTTGGTAAAGCGCAAACCGCGCAAGACGTAGCTATGCAAGGAACATTCAATGCAGTTTTTCAACTAAGGCACTAACTGAAACTTATGTTTTAGCAGATTTTGTAATGGTATTGACGGAATAATCCtgccatttttgttttatgttttaagtATCGCTCATCATTAACAGgctaaataaaaatgaaatgatgcAAATTAGTCGTGCGGGCTTTGTGTGACCAATCTAAAaattatattattttatttcatgttaTCATGTTATCTATCGATGTTGGTCACGTATGGCatcaagtaaaacaattttaaagtGATTTTTGCTGGATAGCTGTGACGGTTAGaggtacagtagactctcggtaaagttaatcgattggggatcgGGTCGATAAACTTTTTCGAaacacagtaggatttcgaattcggtatggttcgattttgacatcaaaagtatccgtttttggcaacacaaaatatttccctaACAAAATATGGTTAAATATTAGTCAGTTtttgcatacatgctttaaatgacgcaaaaatgataccctcagtgtgttcatgaaaaaaagttagctgttatagttatagaatgtttcgaacaataatatttatattgccgtaggactacgtcttaccgcaggttgtcaaaaacttacttacaccgaacggatagctcttggcagacttttcaagcataaaatgattgcaatcgttgattaataatatttactcaatttctaacgcatttacattcaattttttcatatcaaaaaagggtctcgattttgacacggtttcgattttggcaacataggcgacaggcatttgttgccaaattttaaatccaactgtattaattatttttagcaGTACAATGTCCGAAAACCGGAAATAATACTACCGGTGTAGATAAGATAACAGACTCTAAATAAAATTAGCGGTTGCAAAAATTCGactttaagatgcacagaatattcaataCACTATTCTCCATGCCTTTGTAACAAAATTGCCAGACACCCAAAATCTTCTCTCTGAATCTATCATCGTAGGACAGACTGTACACAAGGTATCGTAAAGCATATAGTCAAATACTTGTTCTTCAAATCTTTGTTTCgaagtacagtaggatttcgaatttggcaacaaatgcgtgttgccaaaatcgaaaccgtgccaaaatcgagacccttttttgacgagaaaaaattgaatgtaaatgctttagaaattgactaaatatcattaatcaacgattgcaacaattttatgtttaaaaagtccgccaagagctatccgtccggtacaaataagttattgacaccctgcggtaagacgtagttctacggcaataaaaattttattgttcgaaagcacataactttttttcatgaacatactaagggcatcatttttcgtcatttaagggatgtatgcggaaactgattgatatttaagcatatttttggaagtgaaatatcttgtgttgccaaaaacgaatacttttgttgccaaaatcgaaccatgccaaaatcaaaaTCCAACTGTAAGTGAATTCATATGAcctattttttttggaatacggGCCTAATCGAGTCCCTTCAAGCTGCCACTGCCTTGTGCTTCTGCAGGCCTTTCAAATTTTTCCTTCAGTTCTACTCGCCTAACCAACGCTCGGCGGAGCCTTACCAACGATTTCGCCAATCTCGTTATAATGTTTTATTAAAACATTCCGCGCAGtttccaaaatttgcaaaaattattACTCGTCTTTGTTTTTGTGGacgaatgttagaaaaattgcatCATTGGTCGGTACCGAAACAACCTGTATTCTCCcgtgccagtaccggtattGAAAAATCAGCCGATACTACCGGTTTTCCCGGTATCTCAACCCTATCCAGAACCGAATGACATATAATCACAATCTGTAGCGATTATGAagagaaaatttccaaatttgatgaaacaatattggaaaacactaaaaattacgattatttcatttaattttgcggGGCTTAAAAATGATGCCGACCGCATAGAGGGGTTAATAAATAACGAACGCTCAAGAAATATTCGAACGATCGCGGAAGAAACATTCGAAcgaattttttttgaacgattcttTGCGACTCAGTGAATACATTCAAAAGCGAATCTTTTCCCAAGCGTTCGTAGTATAATGAACACACCACACGAAAGATCCATCGCGTGAACAAAACCACCAACGAACGCTGTCGCATATtttcctttgctttgcttgttcTGCTTCGTTTGTATGAGTGCGTAATTTTGTACAGAGATGGTCAGTGCGATTGAAACCTTACgatagcattgggcgatactgcgagaagtatcgatattcgaatatcgatacaaatTTTCTAAAAGTATCGATCCGActgaaatatcgggcggcaagcatcgataccagtggtatcgatatTGGTATCGATACACTGGCAGGGTACACGCAACCCCAAAGAAAACCATAGTTTTGTTTAACTTTATTAAGCTAAATAAgcttaatttttagaaaattatatgcgtgtgcttttgctgctgttgattctctttcctactcatacgaaatctcgttaggaacgaaataatagctgatgtcgcactggtcaggcctgcggttttaaactcttttgaccggaaactgcaacgaattgctcaggattgctaatacatTTATTAGAAAAACTAGCGGaatgatggaaataaaaaataaattttaaaaatcgaacaaaaaatacaaatccgttttcttaagtcggtaaaccgattttttgccaaattgaccggtcaccggctttgcaagtgaaaaaccggccgggccggccagaaatcgaccactcagcaaccttacagacaaaaatgctagaaatggaACTTATGAATATTAAACGAGGTAACCATATCGGTCgaactaaaaaatcagaacattttctGCCCAAACATGCGGATTAAGATTTATATTCGACAAACCAACTAATTTAACccccttccacttctgtttacgCTACAGAAGGTACAAGCCATACAAAACTGGACAAATATGATGACCGTGAGAATGTACCTCTACAACCATACAGATAACCAAATTAAACACTTTTCTCTACAAGTGTTTTGGAGACTTCAGATCAGCGATGACCAAACTGCCCCTTTTAGAAATGATTCGTGCGACTTGCGGATTGTATTGAGGTGGAGgagaattgtaaattatttttttaatggctGAGGGTATATCTAATTTAACCGAGGTGCCTCGTGCTCGTGCGCGCTGTGGAGCCAAATGCTTTCTAGTATGAACGCTATGGCGAAGTTAGCTAATCTTAACTATCATGGAAATTGCACCGAAAACATCGAAACAGTAAACATCGaaacattaaaataaatgtAGAACGTAACACTTGCTGAGACAGATGAAAGTTAAACATTGCTGAAATTTGTTTGCTATATCAAGAACTCGCAAGTCAGTTTCAACCTGGTGTCGATGGTGCATTCGTACAACATGCCAGCcggcaggtgtacgatgggaatctttcaaagtagtgcctgcagctcgtggtttatacgTCTGGACCGCTCTCTGCTCCCAGTTACCAACACCTTGCGTTCAAATACGACAAATGCacttatattttgcgtacggtttatgctccttgatcgaaatcacttacgaagggaaaagtagaccagatatagctagaatgcgtcgttgaatctgcttattcgtattattaatggcggttgccagagatccctaatttatgaattcatcaaccccttccagttcatctccgtcaaaagtcactccatgcactcagggtttcttcacttaacaacgcggttgacggcctagcgtatccaacgacatccatcttcgagtgccaagacagctagctccattgaggaaagcaaagcttcactcagcaagtgcgagtagttctcagcaacttgcgagttgtctaattgatcgcatttgaaattaattttaaaatcggagcaggaattgcacttgaaattttacttaaaattgaacttgaaattaaatttgatattgaacttgaaatgggaactgaaatttaacttagaattaagcatggcattatgcttaaaatagaacttcaaattgatattgtgctttgcagctgtacctggattaatccagattattttctctaatgccaatgtatatgacaaaacaaaacagcaacattgcagttgttactctttctcactcacaacattcgcattgtcgcagtttttgtgccagtcgcacttttagactgcggtgttcagtaaggtgcaaaatgcgggatattgatgatcaaatgatattggacttcagtttgcatcaatttcaacttaaatttgaactggaattaagactttaaattgaacttaaaattaaactaaaagtggaacttgaatttggatttcaaattacacttaaaattgaacgttaaacttaagtttggaccaattcagactacaatatataaattggacttgaaattacacatgaaatagaacttataatgagacatgaaattgaacttgaaataggatacaatagagaacttaaaattttacttgtaaCTAACCttgaattggatgtaaaatttgactagaaattatgcttacaactttgccagaaattggagttaaatcggacttaaaatggaacttcgaattgaacttgaaataggatttgaaattgaatttgattttttacatcgcccaagaaatccgacttgaaattggatttcaaattgaaaataaggttttacttaaaatttgatttaagactggaactaggaatgtatctatttttgcagagttagtttatttatcgaaaaaaattagccgccgtacttttaattaggtacacctcttattttaatttctataaGTTCGAGGTGGTGAACGAGTTTGTAtacttcgggtcgttgatgacgtcggataacaactgcagcagagaaatgcaCCTCACCATTCTTGTCGGAAGTCGTacttactacggattctacaagaccataaaatctggcaagcttcatccttgtaccaaatgtaccatgtacaaagcgcaaataagaccgatagtctaagggcacgaaacgtggccaatgctcgacggagacttgaACGCACTGCAGCGGCCATGGCCACTTTTGGACGttgtgtgcttaggatcatctttggtggtgtatgtgagtacggtctatggaggaaaaacatgaatcacaagctggcgcagcttttcggcgaacccagtattcagaaagttgctgaggctggaagggtacaatgggcgggacatgttgtgagaatgccggaaaacaattccgtaaaaatgatgtttgcctcgaattcggttggtacaAGGTGCaaaggtacgcagcgtgctcgacggttagaccaaatggacttcatttaatggagcaagtcctggaaagtgtgggacattcgagaaattggaggcgaacagccatggaccgagtttgttatgcaggtgaaatcctaacggACATCGCATTAGTATAAGTAAGGTTATTAATTAGgataagtattttagtttctctagcttttactataaaggtatcgatacaaatatcggcgttttagcatcgatactgacCGGTATCGGGAcactcagtatcgatccaaaatatcgatgtatcggcccaaaagtatcgattttttcgatacagatacagtatcgcccaatgctacctTACGATGAGTAGGTTCGTCGATGATTTCAAAATGAATGCTGTTTGATGTGATTTTTTCCATGCTTGACCGTGACATAGTTTATCATTCGATTGGTTAACCTCTTCTGTTTAACTGTAGCCGGCGTGGTCACCATCGGTTCACCCTTCACTTTTCGTCGGCAATTGGCAACAAACCGCACTACATATGCCGTCACCCGAAGCAAGTTTGTCCATCGGGATATAACCGTAGCGTCTATCACTTCGTGGAAGAGCACCACACCTCTAGCTTCTTCGTCCGTTTCGTCGAATACAATTTCATCTGTCGGCCACTCGCTTTGTGGTCGGTACAAAAACTCTGGGCCTTTGAACCATTCTCCGTCACTTTGCAACGGCGGACCATCACCCCATTTTGTCAGCACATCTGCTATGTTGAGTTTTGTCGGTATCCAACGCCAGTCCTTCGTTTTCGTTAACTCCCATATTTCTCCGACTCAAAAAGCAACAAATTGCTTAAATTTGTGTTGGTCAGAGTATAGCCAACTGCATACGGTGCGAGAATCAGTCCAAAACACGGTGCGCAGGATCTTGTAAGAGTGCAGACTTAAAACGTTTAGGCACATGCGGGCCCCCAATAACGCGGCCATCAGCTCCAGGCGAGGAATTGACTGGCGTTTCAACGGTGCAACTTTTGCCCTGGACATTATCAAGCTGCATTGCACTGTTCCCTTGACGACGGCGCGCAAGTATGCCACGCAGCCGTAAGCGTGCTCGCTTGCATCAGTGAATATGTGGACTTCCAATGAATCCACTTCAGCGGTCAATACTTTGCCGCCGAGATAGCAACGTGGAATCCGAATAGCCTCGACTTCCGGTAACAAACCAGTCCAAACCAGTTTCCACAAATTCCAGCACCTGACATCGATTTCTTGATCCCAGTCACATTGAGAGCGCCATAAATGCTGGATGATTATCTTTCCATGGATTGTGAACGGGGAGAGCAGCCCGAGTGggtcaaaaaatcagaggggttgtgcacaagacacgaccgcatatataggtgacgcaggactacgtaagcctcttggtagtgatagtagcatatatccatgcttgtaatcattcgtttcttcatgtatacatgctgtatgcaccatatacatgctacatgcgttgtatgtaacatttatcaaagtagtaatattgcatacgttcaatcctcaaaagatttcagagttatttcaacGTGCatgtgaaaacaatttaacaaaatcaagaacacaaactattgctttcctgcaatcttacagaaattgaagattgtttttattacccatggttacccacgttgaagggattttaccaattcaatcctattttatcaacagcacatcttttcactacacttctaatgaaacggcaagcatgcgtattcatacagagtcatgttataaccgaacactacagctgtagcacgtttttccaacacagatatcaaatagatttaatcgtctcgcagtaaataaTGTGCGATCTGTAGtggcaacgaacttgtgtcgttttttctggcacacttccctaacacagacatcaaattggactaggtttaatcgcattcgtaagaaacctgttggcacgagggggttttgtcactgtttctggcgtacttcccaagcaaggacatcaaaatggtttaggtttaatcgcggtgttaagaaatcttgttgaaatgagggaacttcgtcacttgttttggcttacttcccaagcacagatatcaaattggtataggtttagatcatcctaaagaatcttccaaccaatcacgaagcgagaattctggtaaaacataggttcatcattttcaatttttcaatagttcaacatcaagaatccatacttttcttcatttggaccaattcttagaagattttccaatcgattggtgtaagaatattgaaaatcgatcggaaaaccgctaagctattggcgctcaaaacctttcatttttcgtgacgctcgcatttttcgattttttggaatgacaccctatctcaaaacttgccgtaagacgtagtcctacgtcaaaatcccATCACACAGCTAGCGACGAGTCTTTTTGTTGGTCTTTTCTCTTCAAACAGGTACGGTAAAACTTCCACACGGTGCTTCGTCGAGACAGCAAATTCGTCCAACATCGGATCCCAAATCACTCCTAAGACGCGCTCCACGGAAGTGtgtttatcttggttaaaatgtACCGGCGACAACGGTTTCTCTTCGCCCAAACCCTTCAATACGTCCAACGAATTCGATACCCAGTTGCGGATTTCGAAGCCCGCCTTCGAATGAACGAAGCGCACCTCCTTGGCCAACTGCACTGCTTCAGATGCATGATCGACACTGTCGAAATAATCGTCGACATAATGGCGGTTTATAATCGCCGTAGCTGCTCTTGGATGCTGAGCGGCGAAATTTTCCACGTTCTTGTTTTTCACGAATTGGGCCGAACAAGGGGAGCTTGTCGACCCAAATGTCGCTACGTCCATGACGTAAACGCTTGGTTTCATGTTCGCGTGCTTCCTGAACACAAACCGCTGTGCTTGCCTATCTTCTGTACGAATTTTAAGCTGGTGAAACATTTCTTTCAGGTCACCACCGAAAGCGATTCGTCGTTCGCGAAATCCGACCATAACCTTCACTAAAGGAACCAGCATATCCGGACCTTTTAACAGCTGTGAATTTAAAGACACTCCCTGCACAGTAGCTGCCGCGTCCCACACAAGGCGCACTTTCCCgggctttttcgggttctgcacGACGTTAAGTGGAAGGTACCAGGACTTTCCTGCTTCTGTTCCGTTCAACTCCTCCGCAGTAGCAACATGCGCGTAGCCTTTCAACTGGTACTCGTCGATTTGCCTGCACACGTTTTCATGCAGCTCGGGATTTTTTCCAATCGCTTCTCCAGTTGCTTCATCCTTCGCAGggccatgggaaaactgtcagggAACCAATGATCATCTGTCTTCCATAGCAATCCAGTTTCAAAACGGTCGCCAACCCGTGTTGTAGTTTGCTCGAGTATTTCTCGTGCTCGTCTCTCCTCAGCTGTTTCTTGGGGGACTACTATCACCGACTCTTCCAGTGCGTAGTGACTTTTGAGCAATTCGTGTAAGTCTTCGTTGGAAATTCCTTGGTGGAAGCCGAGATAATCACCAGCTGCACCAGTCGCAGAATGTCTAGACCCATACACCGTCCACCCGAGTTTGCATCGAACAGCGCTTTCAACGACGCGAAGGAGTGAATATTGTTTAACCCGATGAGCAGTTCTGGTTGACCATCATAAGACTCGATCGGCAATCCTCGCATATGGTCATATTGTCCGGCAAGTTCCTTAGAGTTCAACTTCTGACGAGGCAGCACGAGCTTACTAACAGTCCGGACACCATGTAACAGCAGCTTGTTTGCGCTCTCACCGACACCTGATGCCCACAAATTCATCCGCCGCGAATCCTTTTCCTCGCGTTTGACATCGGCTGTCCACTTTATCGTCAGTCTCTCTTGAACGCCAACCACACCTAACCGATCTGCTAGTTTCTTCTCTACCAGCGTGACCGAGGCACCTTCATCCAGGAAGGCAAGCACCGTTACCGTCTTTTCGCCACAGTACAGCTTTACAGGAACTATCCGGAATATTACGGTCGaatcactgcgaatatgcgcgCTCATCCCTACCGCGCTTCCAACGGGGTGCATTAGCGGATTGTGACGCTCTCTACAATCGCCAATGTTGCAGCGTATTCGGAATTTACACTGACCGCCATG harbors:
- the LOC128739946 gene encoding uncharacterized protein LOC128739946 translates to MSRAKVAPLKRQSIPRLELMAALLGARMCLNVLSLHSYKILRTVFWTDSRTVCIGEIWELTKTKDWRWIPTKLNIADVLTKWGDGPPLQSDGEWFKGPEFLYRPQSEWPTDEIVFDETDEEARGVVLFHEVIDATVISRWTNLLRVTAYVVRFVANCRRKVKGEPMVTTPATVKQKRLTNRMINYVTVKHGKNHIKQHSF
- the LOC128739948 gene encoding uncharacterized protein LOC128739948, which translates into the protein MKASQRSFEQQVADLDRELKELSVIKNPKAAAKQPQRVVSIGSKNEALKQDQANANKLASERDAEEELDHDEFDEDSECSQHTNPFNGGDSPQNCTKVGDVSQNRLGQEQVGPTRTQLVARKGLTTKLPKFSGQPRQWPLFYATYKASNDACGYMNQENLVRLQECLEGRALELVAGQLLLPESVPRVIEKLRRNYGRPEQLLQEFLDQVNELEPPKPDNLKSFIPFGNMVEQLCEHLEAAGLRQHLVNPLLIKSLGTKIPDREKREWVHYQRRNAGGEPTLRTLTDFLMEIVDDACDADVDVQDMRSYQCKGAPQSRMKKSKGKGVLLSHSEASSSGGISTAQRELKPCKICQSTGHRLRHCDRFGRMPYSERLRIVTREKLCNVCLNEHGGQCKFRIRCNIGDCRERHNPLMHPVGSAVGMSAHIRSDSTVIFRIVPVKLYCGEKTVTVLAFLDEGASVTLVEKKLADRLGVVGVQERLTIKWTADVKREEKDSRRMNLWASGVGESANKLLLHGVRTVSKLVLPRQKLNSKELAGQYDHMRGLPIESYDGQPELLIGLNNIHSFASLKALFDANSGGRCMGLDILRLVQLVIISASTKEFPTKTYTNCSKDEATGEAIGKNPELHENVCRQIDEYQLKGYAHVATAEELNGTEAGKSWYLPLNVVQNPKKPGKVRLVWDAAATVQGVSLNSQLLKGPDMLVPLVKVMVGFRERRIAFGGDLKEMFHQLKIRTEDRQAQRFVFRKHANMKPSVYVMDVATFGSTSSPCSAQFVKNKNVENFAAQHPRAATAIINRHYVDDYFDSVDHASEAVQLAKEVRFVHSKAGFEIRNWVSNSLDVLKGLGEEKPLSPVHFNQDKHTSVERVLGVIWDPMLDEFAVSTKHRVEVLPYLFEEKRPTKRLVASCVMGF